From Scleropages formosus chromosome 1, fSclFor1.1, whole genome shotgun sequence, a single genomic window includes:
- the srp9 gene encoding signal recognition particle 9 kDa protein, which translates to MPHYQSWEEFSRAAEKLYLTDPMKVRVVLKYRHCDGNLCVKVTDDAVCLQYKTDQAQDVKKIEKLQGKLMRFMVSKESHSMTMETD; encoded by the exons ATGCCTCATTATCAGTCGTGGGAAGAGTTTTCAAGGGCGGCGGAGAAGCTCTACTTGACAGACCCTATGAAG GTTCGGGTCGTGCTCAAATACCGACACTGCGATGGTAACCTGTGTGTGAAAGTGACCGACGATGCAGTG TGCTTGCAATACAAGACAGACCAGGCACAAGATGTGAAGAAGATCGAGAAGCTGCAGGGGAAGTTGATGAGGTTCATGGTGTCCAAAGAAAGCCACAGTATGACCATGGAGACAGACTGA